One Glycine soja cultivar W05 chromosome 2, ASM419377v2, whole genome shotgun sequence genomic region harbors:
- the LOC114380862 gene encoding zinc-finger homeodomain protein 1-like, whose translation MNEYTFGQRKHEGTERETLREREYETPTTRISQNLLNSIEKLTKLKEFREMEFEDQEEQEEELCMGGGGAGYDPTRMKVPVAAEPVRSTNGGGGRARYRECLKNHAVGIGGHALDGCGEFMAAGMEGTLDALKCAACSCHRNFHRKEADSSAVVAFSGGDPYLIPHHHPPPQFAAYYRHPAGYLHVAGQQHRSAVGGTLALPSTSGGGGTQSTREDQEDISNNPSAGGTGSKKRFRTKFTVEQKEKMLELAEKLGWRIQKQDEAVVQAFCNETGVKRHVLKVWMHNNKHTLGKKP comes from the coding sequence ATGAACGAATACACCTTTGGACAAAGAAAGCACGAAGGCACAGAGAGAGAAACACTGCGAGAGAGAGAGTACGAGACCCCCACCACCCGAATTTCTCAAAACTTGTTAAACAGTATCGAAAAGTTAACGAAATTGAAAGAATTTCGCGAAATGGAATTCGAGGATCAAGAGGAGCAGGAGGAGGAGCTGTGTATGGGTGGCGGCGGAGCGGGTTACGACCCGACCCGGATGAAGGTTCCGGTAGCGGCGGAGCCGGTAAGGAGCACCAACGGCGGCGGCGGAAGGGCGAGGTACAGGGAGTGTTTGAAGAACCACGCCGTTGGGATCGGAGGCCACGCGCTTGACGGTTGCGGCGAGTTTATGGCGGCGGGGATGGAGGGCACCCTTGACGCGTTGAAATGCGCCGCGTGCAGCTGCCACCGCAACTTTCACCGTAAGGAGGCGGATTCCTCCGCCGTGGTCGCCTTCTCCGGCGGGGACCCGTACTTAATTCCCCACCACCACCCGCCGCCGCAGTTTGCGGCGTACTACCGTCATCCGGCGGGGTATCTCCACGTGGCGGGACAGCAGCACCGTTCGGCGGTGGGGGGGACGCTGGCGCTGCCGTCGACGTCCGGCGGCGGCGGAACTCAGAGCACGCGTGAGGACCAGGAAGACATTTCGAACAATCCGAGTGCAGGAGGAACAGGGTCCAAGAAACGGTTCAGAACAAAATTCACTGTGGAGCAAAAGGAGAAAATGCTTGAACTTGCTGAAAAACTAGGGTGgaggattcagaaacaggacgAGGCTGTGGTCCAAGCCTTCTGCAACGAAACCGGTGTCAAGCGTCACGTTCTCAAGGTTTGGATGCATAACAACAAGCACACCCTCGGTAAGAAGCCCTag
- the LOC114370437 gene encoding uncharacterized protein LOC114370437, translating into MGHEGEYPRADILDLSAENCQDFYSSTWLSSTLDSQKEKTENRKRESDYVKKKNCNILAVPISEEELKIRSELGMEIERDLEEEIKEGIYHLALRLHRIYQERKERSTKEACELDNDYQARAVSEVNISIRMEGATKVEIKEINKEEAEKGCAYSRNSRPQNVKEVKKVDWVKTLRAGSSPVCARRSSCVSSKNKDIKKLGTDDPNVFSNWKIHGGRGKNAGSTGLVKRNASVDKKILQLVWKV; encoded by the exons ATGGGTCATGAAGGAGAGTACCCCAGGGCAGATATCCTAG ATTTATCAGCAGAGAATTGCCAAGATTTTTACAGCAGTACTTGGCTCAGTTCAACGCTGGACTCACAAAAG GAGAAAACTGAAAACCGCAAAAGGGAGAGCGATTACGTGAAGAAGAAGAACTGTAACATCCTCGCAGTTCCGATTTCGGAAGAGGAGCTGAAGATACGAAGTGAGCTAGGAATGGAGATTGAAAGAGACTTAGAAGAAGAGATCAAGGAAGGTATTTACCACCTTGCTCTTCGGTTGCACCGGATTTACCAGGAGAGGAAGGAAAGAAGTACAAAAGAAGCATGTGAGCTTGACAATGATTACCAAGCTAGAGCAGTTTCTGAAGTGAACATAAGCATAAGAATGGAAGGAGCAACTAAAgttgaaattaaagaaatcaacaaAGAAGAAGCTGAAAAGGGTTGTGCTTATTCACGGAATTCTAGGCCACAAAATGTGAAGGAAGTGAAGAAGGTTGATTGGGTGAAAACCCTGAGAGCAGGTTCAAGTCCTGTTTGTGCTAGAAGATCATCATGTGTCAGTTCAAAGAATAAGGATATAAAAAAGTTAGGCACTGATGACCCTAATGTTTTCTCCAACTGGAAAATTCATGGTGGGAGGGGAAAGAATGCAGGTTCCACCGGGCTAGTGAAACGGAATGCAAGTGTGGACAAGAAGATACTTCAATTGGTGtggaaggtttga